The genomic segment TGGAACAATACAATATCTACACGGTTTAGTCGCCAAGTAGAAGCAAATAATAGAAAGGCACCCTTATAAAACACCTTTATACAACCACAAAAGGAAATTTGACACCGCTGTAACAATGTGACTGATATAAGTATACATACCCAGTGGAAAtgaatgcgcacacacacacagtgattatACCAATCATTCGACCTTCATCATAGAGGGCAGCCTACCCGGATAATGGAGTTCATCTCTGGTGGGGTGACCTGCTTGGCTCTCTCGATGGCCCCCAGGACCTGCTGCTGATGCTgccacacacaggaacacattATCATCAACAGCCATATTAGAAGCTCAGAGACATGGTGCCTTCCATTTCAGggttcatatgtgtgtgtgtgtgtgtgtgtgtgtatatatatatatatatatatatatatatatatatatatatatatatatatatatatatatatatatatatatatatatatatatatatatatatatatatatatatataaaaaaaacacatctatCTCTCCATCTAAGCTCAAATCAATACTCCAATATTTACACGATGCAAGGAAAAGTCGATACATTGACTGCCTGAAGGTCTATGAGTGGAATTAGCCTAGCAAGGTGTGATGTCAGGCGAGCAGGTGAAAGAGTCTGATGACTGGGAGCTGTCACCGATAGTGTGCTCTGTGGGAGGGGTGGAGACGCTCGACTACTGCTCAGTACCTCTTGAGACAGGTATGGCAGGACTTGAGCACAGATTGCATTTAACCTCTTCACAATCTCTGCCTGCAgggaggaaaaaacacacatgtgcatgcattacATGGCATATCGCATCAAttttgattctgttttgttttgtttcaccgAAACCGATGGGCGgtggagagcgagagacgggGGAGGGAGTGAACAGGGAGGGAAACCAACAAGCCGAGGCACAGAAGGAGAAGAACCAATAACCCTGTTTCAGTACAGCCCTGGCACACTGCCCTGGCACACTGACAGACTGCACTGCATGAAAGAAGAGCAGAAAacggaagagagagggaaggagaaggggagggacagagagctGAATACAAAACACCTGCATCTTCTCTGCATTCGTTTCTGCCCTCCTTTACCGCACCTCCCGCTCACCTCCACTgcagcgcgcgcgcacacacacacactctcacacacgcacgcacacgcgcacccgcacacactcacgcgcgcgcacacacacacacacactcactcacacacgcacgcacactcacgcgcgcgcacacacacacactctcacacacactcacgcgcgcgcacacacacacactcacacacactcacgcgcgcgcacacacacacacactctcacactcacgcacacacactcactcacacgcacacacacacacactcacacacactcacactcacacacacacacactcacacacacacacactcacacacacactcacacacacactcacacacctgctttcgtgcatttgttttcttccaTACATTTCCCTCTACCCTGGCGGACAGCGCGGGGACTGGATTCCCCGTAGCACACTCCAGGCTGGGTTGCCTGTCACGGCAGCGCCGTCGATCTCTGCACCCCGTCACAAAGAGGCAGTGCCAGATAAGGCCCCACCTCAAGGGGAAGTCCGTCCTCCATTTAGCCCCGCCCCAGCCCCATGGACACCACCCACCTGCCATTGCTAATGTGCACtggccaaaaaataaataaataaatggacagCTGTGTTAGTGGGATCTGCCCTGTGGCCCACAAGTGATTAGACAAACTATTTCGAATGGTTTGCGTGTACTCCAGGAGATTTTCTCCATCACTCCATAGGCCTGTGCTGTAttagatttgaaatgaaaacatgactTTAAAACCGTGAGGGTAAAGTGGAGAATTTAAACTTTAATTGGCGGGGATTTACCATACAGCAATTAAAGACCATTTCTTACTACCATGAAAGCTTGATTATGCACAGTAAgtaatgaacaaacaaaaagggacACCTGATGGACTACACAGATTCTTTTCTTTGTACCGGTCTGGTTACCTGGACGGGAACTGTTTAAGGCTTTGAGAGAAGACCAGATATCACCTTTAAAAGACAGCACCTATAACCTTTAAACTGGTCTGATTTATGCctttttaagtttatttagaATAGCAAGTTTTCATCAAGACTTTTGATTTTTGATCTTTTTAGTTATATATTAAACCATTAGATTGACTTCTACAGATCACATGGTAAGTGATGAGGGAGGGCACGTACCTGCTTGTGCATTTCAATGTTCAGTCCATAGGACATCTCATAGTACTGTGGAGAGAACAGTGACATTAGAGGAATATACACTGCAATATCACCACACACTCCTGACAGTTTAAAAAACGGTTGCTGGGAGACACAGTGGTGTCTCTGACATACACCAGACTTGTgtatacgtacgtgtgtgtgtgtgtgtgtgtgtgtgtgtgtgtgtgtgcatgaacaaTCCTTTAGTCATCAACACTAGGTACTACATACACAcgtagaaaaacaaacagacacatacacacccacatgcaacATAACAAAAGCAACGACGTTGGCACCTCAGCCGgtacaaaaaacacacaccagcgaCTGCTAGTACTACAGTGAAGTAGCTAGCCATATACCACCGGTCCCTAAAGCAATTTCTGTCCACTCAACTGAACCCTCCTGCCCCCTGCCACACGCAAACAAAAATGCaactgcaaacaaacacacacacacacacacacacacacacacacacatacacagcctcGGGTCGGCCTGAAAAACGAGCAGAAACCTGATAGGCTATTAGTGGGAGGAGAGGGGGCCCTGGATGATGGCGTGAGAGCAATACTGCACAGATTAGATCAGATTAAAGTGCTGGGCGGATCAATTAGAGGCGGGATATCAGAGAGCAACACGGAGCCTGGGCCGGCAACAATGAGATTagagcaggggagggagagagcagagaccgAGTGGGGCAAGGGGAAACGGGGaacgagagagcgagaaagggagagcgagagagagagcgagcagttaaaaaaaaagtgatggaAGGGGAGAGTGAGCAGAATAAGATGAAAGTAGTAGCTAAGGAGCAGGTCAGTATGTAGGAGGGGGGCTAGCACTGTCACACGCGCCTGGAAAGGCGTGTATCTGGGGCACAGCTCCGCCCCCATGCCCGCCCCCAGCGCAGGCCACGGGAACGCCACTTACCATGATATAATGACGCTGCATCTCCGACTTCTCGCTGGCCAGCTTGTCACACTCAAGCTTCAGGCTGGAGGGAGCAGAAGATGCTGGTTAATATCCGCATGCGCGGAGGGATCTCTCTGCTCTCACTTGGGCAGGGAATGCATCGCAAAACCCCAAAATAGCATGAAGTGTAAACAGAAGAAAAGTGTGCAGAAGCCAAGGGTCTAGCCTTAGCctccaggtacacacactgtcACCTACATGACCAACAATGCGGTGAAATCTGCAAAAAGGAAGAGCATGTTCCATATTCAAGAAAATCACATGAACAACTGCAGATATAAAGTCttcatttgtgtgcgtgcatgcggtTCCCCACTAAAACACTGGCCGTGTGAGAGCACCGCGACGCTCACCACGACCAAAGTGCACCACATACGCAAAATGACCAAGGGCCCGGTCACAAACATTTAACTCAAGGAATGCTGTCGGACCCgccacagacaaaaaaaaataccaaaaacaaacacgGACACGGCGTGGTTAAACAAGGTCCCTTCAAGCCGCCGGTGAGGTCCGGAGATTAGCCAGTGTTCCCTCAGCCACGACTGGCaggcacgcatgtgtgtgcttcCCACTTCCTCCCCACTCAGAGCTTCCActtattcacaaaaaaaaaaaaaaaaaaaaaaaaaggaaaagaaaatgggggggaaaaaaaaaagaaaaaaaaaaagaagagcaacAAAAACAGCCCTAACATACATTCAGGGTTGTCATAGCGACCATCCTCCCTGCTGCCAGGCTACCTGTGATTGGCCATGCCAGTCCCTGATTGGCCGAGGTTGCCCGAAGCTTCCTAGGATGCTGtctgggttaaaaaaaaaaaggggggggggggaagaacccccccaaaaaacccaacactgATGTAGTTTTATTGCCATGCTTTTCCGCCTCCAAATCGCTCCTACTGTCgtctttattttgatttatgtaTTCCCTGATCTATTTAtgcattggggggggggacaacAGCTCGCCGGGGATCTGGAGACCGCCCGCTGTACATTCCCTTTAAAaggcagaacacacaaaaagagggggtggggaggtttgtattaaaaaaaaaaaaaaaaaaaaaaaagaaacgccTTGTCTGCGGAATCTCGGTTGAAGTTGATGGAGACAGATTGAGGGTCTGAATAGACACAGGAAATGGGGGGCCCTGTTCGTCTAAACAGCACATGTGTAGAAGGGGGCTAAACGCCAAACGCCTGCACTCCCGTCGTCATAGGAATAAGAGGCAGGAGGCTGACCGAGAGACATGGTGCCTTAAAATACGAGGCCGTCAAGAAGGCGTCCACTGCTTgcgggacggggggggggggggggggttcctctgTCAATCagaacattacattacattagacAATACATCTGTGGAGAATCTTAGACCCATTTCAATgcaatgaacaaacaaacaaaaacatttttttttcgaTCCTGCAAGCATGTACCGTAACAAGTactataataaaaatgaaacatcgGTGCAATATTGTGGTGGTTGAAAAAACTGAGAAAGTGAACGAAGTGACAAAGAAGCAGAGgggagcaagaggaagagaagagtgGATTGGCGGCACCTGTGATATTGTGCTTGGAGGAACTGGAACTCGTCCTTAATGCGGTCGCAGGAGTCTGACGTAGTGAACTTCAGCTGCTGCGATGAAGCCTGTAATCAAAGCATTAAGAGTCAGCCAGTcagacacctccacccccaccactgTACCCAACGCATGGGCTGGTCCCACCACAGTACCCCGCACACGGGACGGCCCGTCCACCTTCCTGACAGAGATTAGCACTGTTAATGCCGTGCCGCTCGAAAGGAGTAATAACAGCTCTCGCCATTTTTGGGCAAGTTTGGTGAGGATTGTGGAAATGATTACATCCCGGAACCGAGGCAAAGCAGGGATCCTCTCCAGGGAGCTTACTGCCTGCAGCACAAAATAAGTTTGCGGACCTGGGAACGCCTTATCCAAGATATAAGACAATTTTTGGAAAATTCCCTGTCAGTCGTTCATCACTCAAAACGGCCGGTTACCAAATTCCAGTTGTATTACATGGGAGGGCTCGGCCGCCAGCATGATTTCCCATGTCTCCCTGtattgagacagagagaatattACCAGAGAAATTCCGGTTCCTACCAGAGCAGATGCCCAGGAAGAGCAGGTGCCACACTGGTGATACTCCAATAAAGCAAAAAGGAGTGTTCGATTCTCGTAGGCTTCTTTATGATTGCCATGATATTCAAGAGCAACTGTGAGAAACTACGGTCATCCCAACCtcccccccactccacccaggATAGAGCCTCGACATCACCCACAAGAAAGCATGGAACCCCATCAGCTGAGGTCCAAGCACGCAGGCGAGAGCAGGCCAGCTGTCATTATTCTCATTAGTAGCCCAAAGGTCTGGCAGGGTCGTTACCTACTCCAGCAGCAAAGGGTGAAACACCTCATCACCACATCCCACTGCCGTCTGGCCTTATTCTGCCACACCAAATCCTGGGCTTTAAAAGAGGCGCAACACCAGCTGGAGGCCGGCTGAGAATCTCCACTGTACAAGCAAAGTGGGCGCGACGGCCAGGGCGAGCGCAGGAGCACAGGTGACCCGGGAGCCCTGGCGTGGACAGGAGCCAGCGGGCCCCGGGTGGGGCGCGGCGCGTGGTGAAGGCCACCAGGGCACGGTGCCCACGCAGCCCGTCATGCGCCTGCCAGGCTGTCTGTGTCAGGAAATGGAACTGGAGTTCACCGCAGTTCAAGGCTGGATGCTAAGTAGGAAATGGGCCTGAAAAATAGGCAACAGAAAAGCAGAGCATTAGCCTAAGGAAGAGAGCAAAGGTCACGGAGCGCTATGAAAGAAACATGTAGAAAAGCCACATCTCACATCTCGGAGCTACCAGgcttgaactgaactgaaaactaCCATTCAGGTAGAATGATCTCACCAAAGTGAATTCAACTTTTTCCTTTccgttaaacacacacacacacaattccaaaATATAGGACAATCCCTTAATTTGATCCTTGCTATTCTGCTCTGCTCCTTTGAGATGCAATTAAAGCATTAAAAGGCTTTATGTGCTGGTGGGCAAATTGAGTGTCTTCAACAGCTAAATAGGATTCATAATTCCAGTAATTTACCGGCAGCCTACAATCCTCATCacttaacagaaaaaaaccacaatcaaaacactgcagaaaatTTGCACTAAACCTTAAAGTCTATTAAAAAGGGCAGGGGCTGGACAAACAAAACCCTGCTGCAACTCCACCTACAAAGATTCCTCTAGATTCGTCAGAAAGATTCATGTGAGATTTTTAGGATAACTACCAGTATCTTATCAACACTCGTATGTACGTGttcgttcgttctctctctctctctctctccccccccccccccctcctcagCCCTTTAATCTCACCCTTTACCCAGAGGCCTTCCTCAGTTACACTGCACAATTATGTGGGAACCAGGGTCATGCTCTTCTACTCACATCAACAAtactttcctctttttttccagtATATTCCTACAgtagacaaatacacacacccacacccacccccacacagagATGGCATTATCCCACGTCCCTACACTGAGCCAATCTGACCCGTTTTAAAGGGGATTTTTCTGATTCAACACTCCTAGTGCGGTGACTTTCCTACAGTCTCCCCCTCCCAGGAAAGGCTACGACAGCCAAATCCCTCAAAAATAACCACCATTAGCTTTCAGCTACGGATGCCTGCAGCGTAGCTGACGTGAGGACAGAGCGACGGcatgcaagaaaagaaaaagaccgAGACAAAGACAGCAAGACAGAGTGAAAGCTATCAGGAGAAAGACAAggacagagtgggagagagagagagtgtcagtgataaatacagagagaaagaagtgggGAGATCAGACTATTTGTCATGCCTGGTGAGAGGAACGCACAAGGTGTGGGAGCAGCTAGCAAGTTTAGAGGGCAACGTCCGAGACCAAGAGTGGGCGTGTCGGTGGGAACCTGTGCTGCAGGAACGTGCGGATACAAGCACGGCTCCGAAAACCACCAGCAAGCAGGATGCAGATGAACTCAAACAACAAGCAGACATTCGTAGTTAAAACGGGGCATTAGCGTCCCGCGCGGCAGCCTCCTCGGGGGGGGAGGGATTTCCCCACACTAAGCAGCAGACTGCTGAGGAGCTGCGTACGCTACTCCGCTAAGCCTAGACACTTCCTTCAGTAAACAGGGATCAGAACTCACCACAGTCGCTTGGTACTGGGGGTAGGAGGGCAAGGTTAGAAAACAGGCAACACAGTGTACTACAGCTGATCATTTGAACAATGAACTAATTATAAAATGGTCCCTCAGCTGGGCATGCAAGCTCCTACAGGACAGGTCAGAAGACAGGGATGATGCTTGAAAGAGTGCCCCCAACAGACTGTGCTGTTCTCTGCAACTGCACTGCCTCTACACTCTACTACACCCCTATGAGACCTGATCTCAGAGGCAGTCACACACAAATTtatgtgcacgcgcacacacacacacacacacacacacacactcgaacaAATATGTGTAAAGCATATGTTGCTATGACAAGTCTACACCAGAACCCTTTGGCACTGGATGACAGTGGAGGAACACTGGGGCCATGGCCTAATTAAACCAGAGTACGTCCTTCACACTGAAGGCAAAGAGAAATGCCAAGTAGGCCACCACAGTGATCCGCCCACAACCTTGGAACATGCTGTGGCTCACGCTACACTGCATGAAGCGGAGAGGCTCCGGAGGGAAGTGGGTGTGCCTCTGTGTCAGGAGGTAAAATAAAGTATCGCACTGTGCGACTAGATGCAGGTGCAGCCAAGAgaagtaaaatgaaaaacatcactTATGTAAGtcaatattaaaacaacaaatgtgtgtacacgtgtttTAGGGCTTACAATTGTTACGGCATCATAAACGAGTCTAAAAATATAGGTTTCACAGTAGCTGGGTATCAACTGCccacttaaatacacacaaggTGGTGGTGGAAATTAGTAGTGTGACTTATTACAAAATCTTTTAATACATGCCAATCCAAACCAAAATGACAAGCAAAAAAGATCCAAACACCTaattgtttagtttagtttttttttttttttttacctgtggTGCAGAAAGGTGATCATGTCCACATTTTTCAGGCTTAATTGCCTGTGCTTATTAATTAAAGGgtaaaagagaaacagactggCCAAGCAGtcattttttattcaattaGACCTGGTCAGGACGTCAACAAGTTAAGCTCAATGCACCACATTGCCATCGGCTGTAATTTGACTTGGGCTCTCATTTACAGCTGCATCGGGAAACATTGGTTT from the Electrophorus electricus isolate fEleEle1 chromosome 26, fEleEle1.pri, whole genome shotgun sequence genome contains:
- the tle5 gene encoding TLE family member 5 isoform X4; amino-acid sequence: MMFPQSRHSASSQQLKFTTSDSCDRIKDEFQFLQAQYHSLKLECDKLASEKSEMQRHYIMYYEMSYGLNIEMHKQAEIVKRLNAICAQVLPYLSQEHQQQVLGAIERAKQVTPPEMNSIIRQLQAHQLSQLQGLALPMTPLPLGLGQPAGLPAVTSSSGLFSLSSILASQAQLAKEDKSAREASDSHREEDGDKSD
- the tle5 gene encoding TLE family member 5 isoform X1, giving the protein MMFPQSRHSASSQQLKFTTSDSCDRIKDEFQFLQAQYHSLKLECDKLASEKSEMQRHYIMYYEMSYGLNIEMHKQAEIVKRLNAICAQVLPYLSQEVLSSSRASPPLPQSTLSHQQQVLGAIERAKQVTPPEMNSIIRQQLQAHQLSQLQGLALPMTPLPLGLGQPAGLPAVTSSSGLFSLSSILASQAQLAKEDKSAREASDSHREEDGDKSD
- the tle5 gene encoding TLE family member 5 isoform X2, encoding MMFPQSRHSASSQQLKFTTSDSCDRIKDEFQFLQAQYHSLKLECDKLASEKSEMQRHYIMYYEMSYGLNIEMHKQAEIVKRLNAICAQVLPYLSQEVLSSSRASPPLPQSTLSHQQQVLGAIERAKQVTPPEMNSIIRQLQAHQLSQLQGLALPMTPLPLGLGQPAGLPAVTSSSGLFSLSSILASQAQLAKEDKSAREASDSHREEDGDKSD
- the tle5 gene encoding TLE family member 5 isoform X3 translates to MMFPQSRHSASSQQLKFTTSDSCDRIKDEFQFLQAQYHSLKLECDKLASEKSEMQRHYIMYYEMSYGLNIEMHKQAEIVKRLNAICAQVLPYLSQEHQQQVLGAIERAKQVTPPEMNSIIRQQLQAHQLSQLQGLALPMTPLPLGLGQPAGLPAVTSSSGLFSLSSILASQAQLAKEDKSAREASDSHREEDGDKSD